A section of the Saccharopolyspora gregorii genome encodes:
- the ssuE gene encoding NADPH-dependent FMN reductase produces the protein MSTVLVISGSPSKTSKTERVAEHLARRLTASGRRAEHLRLRTLPAEALLSADTAHPEIAEAVAKVGRVDGIVLATPTYKAAYSGLLKVFLDLLPQFGFTGKAVLPLATGGSLAHVLALDYGLRPVVSSLGARHVVQSFFLIDKHLTVTGDDLAIHEDSSGPLADVLEQFEKALDGVPHGTVLGGTA, from the coding sequence GTGTCCACCGTCCTGGTCATTTCCGGCAGCCCCTCGAAGACCTCCAAGACCGAACGCGTCGCCGAGCACCTGGCCCGCAGGCTCACCGCGTCGGGACGCCGCGCCGAGCACCTGCGGCTGCGCACCCTGCCCGCCGAGGCGCTGCTGAGCGCGGACACCGCCCACCCGGAGATCGCGGAAGCGGTGGCGAAGGTCGGCCGCGTCGACGGCATCGTGCTCGCGACGCCGACGTACAAGGCCGCCTACTCCGGGCTGCTCAAGGTGTTCCTGGACCTGCTGCCGCAGTTCGGGTTCACCGGCAAGGCGGTGCTGCCGCTGGCCACCGGCGGCAGCCTGGCGCACGTGCTGGCGCTGGACTACGGGCTGCGCCCGGTGGTGAGCTCGCTGGGCGCGCGGCACGTGGTGCAGAGCTTCTTCCTCATCGACAAGCACCTGACCGTCACCGGCGACGACCTGGCGATCCACGAGGACAGCTCCGGCCCGCTGGCCGACGTCCTGGAGCAGTTCGAGAAGGCGCTCGACGGCGTCCCCCACGGCACCGTCCTCGGCGGGACCGCGTAG